The Dehalococcoidales bacterium genome has a window encoding:
- a CDS encoding zf-TFIIB domain-containing protein — MICPVCKKDALIVEYNHIELDYCPSCGGVWFDAGELEMLLEAAGMAESRASWHDAAGPEAATGEKKRRCPICRHKMKKSHIDQDKKVLVDICGRGHGIWFDGGEVQQLIAGIAAGHAGGDTAAGVLAFVGEMLQYQSPGEK; from the coding sequence ATGATTTGTCCGGTATGTAAAAAAGACGCCCTGATAGTGGAGTATAACCACATCGAGCTGGACTATTGCCCGTCCTGCGGCGGCGTCTGGTTCGACGCCGGTGAGCTGGAGATGCTGCTGGAGGCCGCCGGTATGGCGGAGTCCCGGGCCTCGTGGCATGACGCCGCCGGCCCGGAGGCGGCTACCGGGGAAAAAAAGCGGCGCTGTCCCATTTGCCGCCATAAAATGAAGAAGTCCCATATAGACCAGGATAAAAAAGTCCTGGTGGACATCTGCGGCCGCGGTCACGGCATCTGGTTTGACGGCGGCGAGGTGCAGCAGCTCATCGCCGGAATTGCCGCCGGGCACGCCGGCGGGGACACCGCGGCCGGGGTGCTGGCTTTCGTGGGGGAGATGCTCCAATACCAGTCTCCCGGAGAAAAATAA